The genomic segment CAGCAGGTCGGGATTGTGCTTGAGGACGTAGTCCTGCACGCGGTTCTCTTCGCGGTAGTACTTGCAGCCGGTGGAACTCCGCAGAGACGCAATTTTGATGACGTTACACTTTGGGTAGTCGCGCATCAGCAGCAGTTCGAATGCAGAGCCCGACGTATTGCCCATGATGCTGTCTCCCAGTAGCACCATTCGCAGATCGACGCCGTTTCGCAGTTTCTCCATCGTTTTCGGAATGTTGGCGAAGCGGCCGGCAGGCGGCTGATAGGTGATGGGATCAATTCCGGCGTAGATCTGATCGATCTGCTGGAGCTTGGTCAGTCCGGCCAGGGCGTTGGCAATCATGCCGTTGAGCAGAAGGCCGCCGACACGAGCCGTTCCGGGTGAAGCGGTCTTCAGGATGAGTTCATGCTCTTTTTCCCGGTCGAGTCCAGCGACCAGTGAGACCGGGCGCATGGTCGGAGCGGTGACGTCCTTCGGAGCGGCGAGTTTGCGGAATGGCCCGCCGTCGATGGAGTATTCGAAATCCGCGCTATCTTTATCAACAACGTCGATCAGGCCGATTTCCGAGCCCTTGAATTGCAGCGACAATGTCGCGCCCGGTTGCTCGGTGATGAGTAGATGCCGGAACGGACCAATCGGGCTCACCTGTCCAGGTTTCCATTCGGCAGAGCGTTTCACCTGCGGATCTTCGTAGGCGATGATGCAGCCATTATCGTTGGTCTCCGGGAACAGAGCCGGCGGGAGCGGATAAGCCGTTGGCTTCTCTGGGATCGGAGTCGCCGCCATCAGGGCCTCCACGAACTTTGCGATTCCCTCGGCATAGATTTTCGCCCCGGCGTCGGTGGGGTTCACGCCGTCGGCGGAAAAGTCTGCGAAGGAAATCTTGCCTGCCAGAATCTGCTCGGCCGCGTACTGGGCGAGGTTCACGCTGGGGATGCCGTAGTGCGCGGCGATCTGTTCGCAGACCTGAATGTACTCAGGCGTCTTGCCGGTTTTGTAGTCCTGCAGCATCTCGGGAGTGAGCGTATAAACGAGAATGCGGCTGTGCGTGCCGCGATAGCGCGTGATCTGCCGTAGGAGTCCTTCGACCGACGTTTTCACTTGTGCGATGTCGGCGTGCCGGTCATCAGCAGCGAAGTCGAGAATCGCGAGATGCCCGCTGGCGATGACTTCCCCAAACACCGGCTGCCCGCGACTGACGCGAAACTGCCCGAACCAGCTTCCGCCCGGCTGTGTGTGCCGCGTCTCGATGATATTGGCGTCTGGAAACGACTTCTTGAACTCCTTAACCATTTGAGCCGAGTACCGCAGGTTGCCGTCTTTCAGGCCAGTACCTGCGAGCACGGAGTTGCCCACAAAGAACAGGTATTGATTCCCAACGATGTTCGCCTTGAAAAAATACTGGCTGTTGGGAATCCCCCCGCGCACCTGATAGAACTCCGCGGCGCTCACCGCCTGCAGTGCGACCAGCGGCATCAACCAGGCAACAAGGCCGAGTAAGCAACAGCGACGGTTCATCGGGCGCTTCCCAAAACTGTCTGAAGAGTGGGGTGAATGTGCGGCCATTCTTGTCAGTCGCAGAGGAGAGTGGCAACCGTGCGATGACATTGAGCGAAGTGAGGTTCACGCCGGGCGGCGGAACGCATGGCCTCGGCAGGCACTCTCGGCAATGGTCAAAGTCGCGCTCACAACGAGAGGCGCAGCGCTTCATCGCATTTTATTTTCGCTGCGATGAGGACATCGGGGATGTCGGCCTGCCCGAACGCATGCGTTACCCGATGATGACTCGCGGGCGTTTTGATTCATTCGGCTCGGCGCGGCGGATGAGATCTCGGACAATCCACGGGACGTTCCCCTCGCCAAACAGCAGGAATCCCAGGTTCGTCCGCATCGGGCTTTCGTCCGACCAGCCGAAATGCAATTCGATCGGTTCCGATGTCTGCGACAGCGCCAAGGCAATCGCCGCCAGTGCGGGGGCCGTCGCCGTGCAGCGGTCGACCCGAATGATGAAACGTCCGCCTTCGGGATGAATGCTCAGTCGGGGTTCCTGAAAGAAGTCGCTAGGGTCGCCGATTTTGACTTCGATAAAGACGACCGGGACGTCATCGTCAATGTGATGCCAGGCGCGGAGTTCTTTTTCCTTGTCGTCCAAAGAACGTCCGCCGGGACGGTGGGGGGCGAGGACGGGCACATCGAGATGTTGCAGCGTCTGCCAGAGGAACCGCGATTCGTTGTCCACGAAATCAAAACGGACGACGCGGAGTTCCGAACTGCGGATGACGCGCGAAGCAATCGAGACGGCGATGATGCCGCCGACGAACGCCGAGGCAATCATCAGGCCGTCGGGCTTTTCGATGATGATCGCAATCGTGGCATAGGTGAACACCAGCCCGATGATGACGGTGACCCAGGGGAACGTCGCCCAGTTTTTCACCGGGGCCACGCGGTACCGCTCGATGGCAACCGCGACGCAGCCGCTGAGGATCAGCACCATGACGCCAGTCGCGTATGCCGCGCCCTGGGCGATGACGTCGGCATTAAACATCCAGGTGACAAACAGACAGATCGACACAATCACCAGCACGAGCGGACGAATGGCGGCGGCCCACGAAGGGGCCATCCCGTATTGCGGCAAGAAGCGGGGAATGAGGTTCAACAGGCCTGACAGCGCGCTGGCGCCTGCGAACCACAGAATGAGGACCGTGCTGAGGTCGTAGACCGTGCCAAAAGCCTCCCCGCACCAGCTCGCCAACGGCTTGGGGCTTTCCCCATGGGCGAGATAAGCCAGGGCCCGGTTTGCGGCCGGTCCCCCTTCCAGCAGGGCTTCGGCAGGAATGAGCATCGTCACGACCAGCGATGACCCCAGCAGCAGCACGCACATGATGAGCGCGGAGGTCAGCAGGAGTCGACGGGCACTGCGAATGCGGCCCGCGGGAAAGACGGGGTCGTCGTTGTGATCCCCTTTGATCAGCGGCATCACCGCGACGCCGGTTTCAAAGCCGCTCAGCCCCAGAATCAGCTTGGGGAAAAAGATCAGACTCAGCAGGATCATGCGGCCGATGCTCAAGGGGCCGGGGGCGACTTCCTCAACGGCAATGTCCCCAGCGCGGAGTTGCGACCACCAGTCGGCGAAGTAATGGGGATGCGTGAAAATCTCGACCAGACCGGTCCCGATGACCAGGATGTTCAACCCGAGAAAGACGCACACAATCACGACGGCGACGCCAATCACTTCTTTAAAACCGCGCAGAAAGAGCGCACCCAGCGCCAGCAGCATGATGAGCGTCAGACCCAACTGACTCTGGAAGATGGCGGGGACTTTGTGCCAGATGGGATTGTGGATCAAGTGTTCTGCGGCGTCCGCGGCCGACAGGGTGATCGTGATCACAAAGTCGGTGGCGGCGAAGCCCAGCAGCACCAGCACCAGCAGCTTTCCGGACCAGCCGAAAAGCAGCCGCTGCAGCATCGCGATCGACCCCTGCCCGTGCGGGGACTTCATGGCGATGTAGTAATAGACCGGCAGTGCCCCAAAGAGGGTCAGCAGAATCAGGAAGATCGTCGCCAGCGGGGCCAGCCGGCCGGCCGCCGAAAAGGCGATCGACGGCTGATAGGCCAGCGTACTGAAGTAGTCGACGCCGGTCAGGCAGAGCACCCACAGCCAGAACGACTGGTGGTCGTTGTGGTGAGCGGGGGATTGCTGCACAGGTTTGGAAGTCGTCTGAAACGTCTGCGAATCGACCAACGATGGTCCAGTTTTGGACATCGAAGCTCTCTCTCCTCAGGTCAGTAGGATACGTCTGATCCGGCGACTTGACGGGCTTCCCGAATCAGCGGCATCACTACGACGGTGCTGTCGACACTGCAAACGTCCGAGTCATTCGCTGACGGATGCAGGGGACAGATGAACCCAGAAAACGGTGTTGAAATGATCTGAAGCCATTCGATTTCAACCTGGCATTGCGTTCTCTGAAGCGAAATTTCTGGAGCAGATCGTAGATCTGTCCTAACGGCATCGCAATCTCGAAATCGCAGAATGCGTATGCCAACAGGCTCTGGAACGCTGCGTTTTCCCACATTCGGGATCAATGTCCGCCAGTGGATCGACAGAGTACGAAGCTGGAACACGTCGTCTGAAATCACATAACAGTCGCAACTTTTGACAGGTCTGAGGCTTTGATACGGTGAACTGAAAACTGACAAGTTGGAACAACTGTGATTACAATGAGCCGAACTCGCTTCGCCCCTTTGTCAGAAAGTCGCCGCGATGACACCGACTGTGCTGCCGCCCTTGAGTCCCATGCTGGCGATCAAAGGGGCAAAAGCGGCCATGGACTGGTACAAGCAGTACCTGGGGGCCGAGGAGATCATGCGGCTGACCGATCCAGCCGGTCAGGTGGTGCATGGCGAACTGAAAGTCGGCGGCGGCGTGATCATGCTCGCTGAAGAAGATCCGGCGCATAACCTGAGCCCGGCGACGGCGGGCCATACCACCGTCATTCTGAATCTGATCGTCGACGAGGTCGACAGTCTCTTTGCCAGCGCAATCGCCGGCGGCTCGACGGTGATCTTCCCTGTCAACGACCAGTTCTACGGCTATCGTTCCGGCCGCTTTCAAGATCCCTTCGGGCACCAGTGGATCGTTGGCAAATTGCTCGAAGAGATGACCGAGGCTGAGATGCAGAAGCGGTTCGACAAGTTGATCGGCTGTTAGTGGGTCGTTGGTAGTGGGCAGGACAGGGCTTTCAGGTGTTCACCCATGCGATTGCATCATTTTTCGCCCGCTCTGTGTTTGTGGCTGATTGCAGCGCCGGTTTGCGGACATGAGCCTCATGTTGCGACGGGCCAGCGCAGCATGGTCGTCAGCGTGTCGCGGCCTGCGACCGAGGCCGGGATTGCGACAATCAATCGCGGTGGAAACGCAGTTGATGCCGCGGTTGCAGTGGCGATCGCTCTGCAAGTGACCTGGCCTGAGGCCGGCAACATTGGGGGCGGCGGATTCATGCTGCTGCACCCTGGCCCCAAAAAGACGCCGATCTGCATCGAGTACCGCGAAACAGCACCGGCTGCGGCCACTGTGAATATGTTCAAGCTGGACGATTCGCGACACACCTGTCGCGTGGTCGGCGTGCCGGGAACGCTGCGGGGACTGGAACTCGCGCATGTCAAATACGGTCGCCTTCCCTGGGCAGCGTTGTTCAACCCGGCAATTGCGCTGGCTGACCAAGGTTTTGAAGTTGATGTCGAGCTGGCGAAGTCGCTGAACAAAGTCCTCCGCGACACCCCTGAATCGTTCGCAGAATTTCGTCGGGTGTATGCACCGCCGCTTGGAGCAGAATGGAAAGTCGGCGACATCCTCAAGCAGCCTGATCTGGCGAAAACCTTGCAGCAGTTGGCTTCTTTCGGAGCAGAAGACTTTTATCGAGGTCACGTCGCGAATCTGCTGGTCGACGAAATGCGACGTTGTGATGGACTCATCACGCATGCCGATCTCATGAGTTATCAGGCGAAGATTCGTGAGCCAGTGCAGATTGAGTTCAATGGTTACGACATTTTTGGTCCCCCATTGCCCAGTTCAGGAGGGATCTGCCTGGCCGAAATGTTTGGCGCTTTAAGGAAATGGAAACTGGCCGGGGATGACCGCTGGTCAGCGAACTCAGTCCATTACCGGGCCGAGTTAATGAAACGAGTTTTTCTGGACCGGGCCCGTCACCTCGGTGACTCAGACTTCGTTCCAATTTCCTACCCGTTGATGCAGAAGGTCTACACACAGCAACTCGGCCAAAGCATCAATCTCGAACGAGCAACTCCGAGTCGAGAGCTGGCTCCTGAACTCTTCACGAAGCCAGAGTCTCCTTCGACGACTCATTTCTCGGTCATCGATGCCGCCGGGATGGCGGTGTCGAACACCTACACGCTCGAACAAAGTTACGGCTCGCGCATCGTGGTTCGCGGAGCAGGCTTTCTGCTGAACAATGAAATGGGCGACTTCAACTGGCAACCTGGGCTGACGGACGATCAGGGACACATCGGCACGCCTGCCAACGTGATTGCACCTGGCAAGCGGATGCTCAGTTCACAGACGCCTGTGCTGGTGTTGAAGAAGGGGGAAACGATCCTCTCGACCGGCAGCCCCGGCGGACGGACGATCATCAATACCGTGTTTTGCGTCCTGATGAATGTGTTGCAGTACAACCTCGACCTGCCGACCGCCGTTGCCGAGCCGCGATTCCATCATCAATGGATGCCTGACAAACTTCACTGCGAAGAAGAGCTGGCAACCCGATTCCCCGAGCTCATCGAAGAACTGAAACGCAAGGGGCACGATGTCGTCTTCTCGAACTCGCAGGGAGACGCCCATTCGATCAGCCGCGACCCCGCGACGGGCAAATTGCAGGGCGTCGCCGATGGTCGACGCGGAGGATTTGCCCAAGGCGACTAAGTAAAGCACCAAATTCCAAGCACCAAAACTCAAACAAATCACAAATCTCAATAAGTCAGAATACGGGAGTCAGCATTCCGTTTTGGGCATGCAATCTTTCCAGGTTCATCCAGCTTGCGCGCAAGGGACTAGGCGTCTGGGGACAGTCAGAAAATCACACTGTCCCCTCTTCCCTTTGGCGGTGCTTGAGATTTGGAATTGAATCTCCCTCGATCGTCAGTTCATCCTCACGCCCCGATAGATTCGCTCGTGCTTCACCTGGCTGCGGGCGAGTTTCGGGATACTGTGCTGGCGGCCAAGCAGGATCACGATGTCATCGGCTTCGAGGATGGTCGTCGCCGCGGGATCGTTCAGAACGGTGCCGTCCCCTTTCCGCAAAGCGACAACGACCACGCCGCGATCAGAAGCGACTTCCACGCTGCCGATCGGCTGCTTGACGAGATCCGAATCCGCCGTGATCTTCACTTCGTGCAGTCCGAGCCCGAGCTGATGCAGTTCGTCGTTCAAGCGGTTTTCAAAGTCATCCCCCGCCAACAGGTCTTCGGCGCTCGGACGATTGATGAGCTGGGCGATCTTGTGAGCACCGACCGCTGCCGGCAGCACGACGCGGTTCGCTCCGGAACGGAGCAGCTTCGGCTTGGTGGACGGGTTTTCCGCACGGGCGATGATTTCAATCGTGTTGTTGATCTCCCTGGCGGTGAGAGTAATGAACACGTTAATGGCGTCGTTCGGAAGGACACAGGTGAGGATGGACGCGCGATCCACTCCAGCACTACGCAGCACCCCGTCTTCCGTGGCATCGCCGATGACGACCAGAAAACCTTCCAGTTCGGCCTCGAGCAGGCGGTCGCGATTGGTGTCGACCACGACGACCGGCTTGCCGGAGCGCTTGAGTTCGGCAGCCAGAATCTGGCCGACGCGGCCATAGCCGCAAATGATGACGTGGCCCGTCAGGCGTTTCAGTCCTTCGCTCATCCGTCTGGCTCCCAGAGCTTTGTTGATTTCGCCTTCGGCGATCATCTGCACCAGCCCGCCCATGATGTAGGCGGCGGAG from the Planctomicrobium piriforme genome contains:
- a CDS encoding SGNH/GDSL hydrolase family protein, with protein sequence MNRRCCLLGLVAWLMPLVALQAVSAAEFYQVRGGIPNSQYFFKANIVGNQYLFFVGNSVLAGTGLKDGNLRYSAQMVKEFKKSFPDANIIETRHTQPGGSWFGQFRVSRGQPVFGEVIASGHLAILDFAADDRHADIAQVKTSVEGLLRQITRYRGTHSRILVYTLTPEMLQDYKTGKTPEYIQVCEQIAAHYGIPSVNLAQYAAEQILAGKISFADFSADGVNPTDAGAKIYAEGIAKFVEALMAATPIPEKPTAYPLPPALFPETNDNGCIIAYEDPQVKRSAEWKPGQVSPIGPFRHLLITEQPGATLSLQFKGSEIGLIDVVDKDSADFEYSIDGGPFRKLAAPKDVTAPTMRPVSLVAGLDREKEHELILKTASPGTARVGGLLLNGMIANALAGLTKLQQIDQIYAGIDPITYQPPAGRFANIPKTMEKLRNGVDLRMVLLGDSIMGNTSGSAFELLLMRDYPKCNVIKIASLRSSTGCKYYREENRVQDYVLKHNPDLLVIGGISNGGDAEAVRSVIQQVRAQKPDTEVLLLTPVFGAMRDEHIRTYTRDIDTTTSNFRYNMQKVAAEEHCAFFDMTGPWWEYIQSTGKTYGWFMGDAVHANDRGCQIIGRLLEIWFKE
- a CDS encoding APC family permease gives rise to the protein MSKTGPSLVDSQTFQTTSKPVQQSPAHHNDHQSFWLWVLCLTGVDYFSTLAYQPSIAFSAAGRLAPLATIFLILLTLFGALPVYYYIAMKSPHGQGSIAMLQRLLFGWSGKLLVLVLLGFAATDFVITITLSAADAAEHLIHNPIWHKVPAIFQSQLGLTLIMLLALGALFLRGFKEVIGVAVVIVCVFLGLNILVIGTGLVEIFTHPHYFADWWSQLRAGDIAVEEVAPGPLSIGRMILLSLIFFPKLILGLSGFETGVAVMPLIKGDHNDDPVFPAGRIRSARRLLLTSALIMCVLLLGSSLVVTMLIPAEALLEGGPAANRALAYLAHGESPKPLASWCGEAFGTVYDLSTVLILWFAGASALSGLLNLIPRFLPQYGMAPSWAAAIRPLVLVIVSICLFVTWMFNADVIAQGAAYATGVMVLILSGCVAVAIERYRVAPVKNWATFPWVTVIIGLVFTYATIAIIIEKPDGLMIASAFVGGIIAVSIASRVIRSSELRVVRFDFVDNESRFLWQTLQHLDVPVLAPHRPGGRSLDDKEKELRAWHHIDDDVPVVFIEVKIGDPSDFFQEPRLSIHPEGGRFIIRVDRCTATAPALAAIALALSQTSEPIELHFGWSDESPMRTNLGFLLFGEGNVPWIVRDLIRRAEPNESKRPRVIIG
- a CDS encoding VOC family protein; the protein is MTPTVLPPLSPMLAIKGAKAAMDWYKQYLGAEEIMRLTDPAGQVVHGELKVGGGVIMLAEEDPAHNLSPATAGHTTVILNLIVDEVDSLFASAIAGGSTVIFPVNDQFYGYRSGRFQDPFGHQWIVGKLLEEMTEAEMQKRFDKLIGC
- the ggt gene encoding gamma-glutamyltransferase: MRLHHFSPALCLWLIAAPVCGHEPHVATGQRSMVVSVSRPATEAGIATINRGGNAVDAAVAVAIALQVTWPEAGNIGGGGFMLLHPGPKKTPICIEYRETAPAAATVNMFKLDDSRHTCRVVGVPGTLRGLELAHVKYGRLPWAALFNPAIALADQGFEVDVELAKSLNKVLRDTPESFAEFRRVYAPPLGAEWKVGDILKQPDLAKTLQQLASFGAEDFYRGHVANLLVDEMRRCDGLITHADLMSYQAKIREPVQIEFNGYDIFGPPLPSSGGICLAEMFGALRKWKLAGDDRWSANSVHYRAELMKRVFLDRARHLGDSDFVPISYPLMQKVYTQQLGQSINLERATPSRELAPELFTKPESPSTTHFSVIDAAGMAVSNTYTLEQSYGSRIVVRGAGFLLNNEMGDFNWQPGLTDDQGHIGTPANVIAPGKRMLSSQTPVLVLKKGETILSTGSPGGRTIINTVFCVLMNVLQYNLDLPTAVAEPRFHHQWMPDKLHCEEELATRFPELIEELKRKGHDVVFSNSQGDAHSISRDPATGKLQGVADGRRGGFAQGD
- a CDS encoding potassium channel family protein, producing the protein MNSSVRKVVLGATVFVTTLCVAIGAYWSAGWTLIESIYMVVITIFGVGYGEVRPITEPSLRIFTMLFIIIGCSSAAYIMGGLVQMIAEGEINKALGARRMSEGLKRLTGHVIICGYGRVGQILAAELKRSGKPVVVVDTNRDRLLEAELEGFLVVIGDATEDGVLRSAGVDRASILTCVLPNDAINVFITLTAREINNTIEIIARAENPSTKPKLLRSGANRVVLPAAVGAHKIAQLINRPSAEDLLAGDDFENRLNDELHQLGLGLHEVKITADSDLVKQPIGSVEVASDRGVVVVALRKGDGTVLNDPAATTILEADDIVILLGRQHSIPKLARSQVKHERIYRGVRMN